AAGGTAGAGCTTGAACGATTTCGATTCGACCAGCCAGGCGCCGGGCGCGTAGTCCAGGACAAAATGGGCGAAATCAGGTTGGCCGGTGACGGGACACAGGCACGTAAACTCCGGCGCGGTGAACCGCGCCACGTAAGGCGTGTCCGGATGAGGGTTCGGGACCCGCTCCAGGATTGCGTCATCGGGTGACGCTGGCAGCGGCGCAGCCTTGCCGAGCTGCAGCAGGCCTTCGGCCTTACCGGACGCCTTCTTCACGGCCTCGGCCATTTTATTAGCCGGGCTCTTTGCGACCTTCTTGGAGGGGCGCTTGGCCATCCGCTACTCGGCTGCCAGCCGCATGGGCGGCCCGTGATAAACGCAGCCCTCGTGGCAGGAGTCGCGCGCCACGACGACCTCCACAAGCCCCGGAAGGCGGTTGTGCAGCCGGTCCCAGAGCCACATAGCGATCCGCTCCAAAGTCGGCGCGGCCAAGCCCTCGATCTCGTTCAGCATACGATGATCGAGCGCATCCTTCGCATCCTGGACCGCCGCTTCCAGCTCACCGAAATGAATGATGATGCCGGTCTCTTCGTCGGGCTGACCGTCCACGGTGATGCGCGCACGGAAAGAGTGCCCATGCACCCGGGCATTGGGATGGCCGGGTGGGGCCGACGGCAGGAAATGCGCCGCCTCGAAGAAGAACTCTTTATAAATTCGCATTCGCGCTGTTTAGGGGATTTTTGCGCGGTCGACCAGAGGCCGTACGCCACAGCGTCAACACACGCCGCCCTAGGGCAATCCTAGGATTTTATGGGTTTGTAGGCTCAAACGCCAATGTGGATGTCTGAGGCAGTAGTCGACCGCGGCTTCCAGATTCGACGCCCCGCCCGACTGGTCGTCGAGAGGCTGCAACAGGAAATGCGTGAAGGAGAGACCAAGCATGTCCTCCGGCTTTATCTCCGGCTGCGGATAGACAAGCTTTAACTCATCGCCCGATCGCTGCCGGATCGGAGCCCCTGCCTTCGGGCTGACGCAGATCCAATCGATATCGTCCAGGACGGGAAGGGTCCCGTTCGTCTCGATGGCGGTCTCGAAACCGGCTTCGTGGAATGCGTCGATCAAGGGCACATCGACCTGCAGCATCGGCTCGCCGCCGGTCAGGACCACAAACTCGGGGGCCCCTGAGTTGCCTTTCCAGGCTGCCCGGCACGCTTGGACCAGGTCCTCCGCCGTTTCGAACCGGCCGCCGCCGGGCCCGTCGGTCCCAACGAATTCGGTATCGCAGAAACGGCAAACGGCGTCTTCGCGGTCTTTTTCACGCCCGGACCAAAGATTGCAGCCGGCAAAACGGCAGAAAACGGCCGGTCTACCGGCCTGCACGCCTTCGCCCTGCAGCGTGTAGAAGATTTCCTTGACCGCATACATGGGCGGGTAAGTGGGCGCAAATCGCCGTCGAGACAAGCCCCATGTACAACGGGCCATTGAAAATCGCCCAGGCACTAATCTTGCGCTGCTTGCCAACGGCCTGGTTGAGCGCAAATGCCTGGGCGATTGTTTGCCTAATAGCGAAGACCTACTCGGCCTTCGTTTCTCCGGTCGGCGGCGAGTACTTGCCAGGAATGACCTTCTCGGGCGGGTTGGTGCCAGGAGGATTGATCGACCGGATGAAGGAGACGATCTGCCAGAGGTGGTCGGACGTCTTGATGACGTGACCCATTTCCGGCATCGGCGCCTTCACCGTTCCATACTGGTAACGGGTCCATCCACGCTTCTGCAGTTCTGCGGATCCAAGTGCGATCAGGCGGAACAGCACGTCGTCGGTGTTGCCCCAGAACCAGACGCCTTGGCTGAGGGCAGGGCAGAAACCGCCGCCACCGCCACCGCCGTGGCACTCGTTGCAGCCCGGCAGGCGGAACTGCTTCACGAGATAGTCCGGATTGTCCTTGTGCTCCTCGGCGAGCTCTTTCCAATCATATGGGTTGTGAAGCTCGCCCGGCGGCGTCTTGTCGATGAGTTCAAAGGGGGGCGTCGTGTCGCCCTTCTTGCAGCACTTGTCCTCTTCGGCGACTTCCTCGGCGGCTTCCGACTGTGCAGCCTCTTCCTCGTCGGCGATCGGCTGCTCCGTCACGGCTTGCTCCGCAGCATCCTGAGCCGCTTCTTCGGCAGCATCGACTGGATCGGTTGGTGGTTGTTCTGCCGGTTCCGATGCGGCGTCGCCGTCGGCCTCGCCAGCGTCGGCCTGGGCTACGCGCATGGACTGATCCGCCATTGCGGCGGCGGGCTCCGCTTTGGCCGCGCTCGGAGGTACGTCGTCCCCGGCGCCATCGGCCGGTGCTGATGCTTCGGAGCGTTCGACCTGCTCAGCCACGGCTGCAAAAGCCATGTTGTCCTTGAACGGCTCGCTGGTCACGAGAGCCGCCCCTACGATAAACGCACCGGCCAAGAACAGGCCAAGCGCGCTCACCCATCTCGGGCGTTTGGGCTGGTTCATATTTTTCCTCTGATTACCTAGAAATTCTCACGCACCAGGACGGTGCGCGGTCCCCAACCTATAGCACAGGATTTCCATAGACGAGGGGACAGCGACGGTCCCCGTTCGCCGGCGCCGCGGCGAGGAATCAGGCCGAAACGAACCCGCCTGGGACCTCTTTCAGGCGGGCGATATCGCGCTGCGGGGGCAGGCCGAACAGGCGGCGATACTCACGGCTGAACTGCGAGGGGCTCGAATAACCGACGCTATGGCTCGCGGCCGCGGCATCGCACAGGCCTTGGAGCATCAGCCGCCGCGCTTCCTGGAGCCGCATCTGCTTCTGATATTGCAGCGGGCTCATGGCTGTCACGGCCTTGAAGTGACTGTGGAGAGCCGACGCGCTCATCCGGGCCAAGCCAGCCAAATCCTCTACCCGGAACGGCTCGCGATAATTGCGCTTGATGTAATCGATTGCGCGGCCGACCTGCTGCAGCCGGGTGTCGCCCAGCGCAATCTCACGAAGCTTCGCCGCCTGATCGCCTTGCAGCAACCGGAATAGCAACTCGCGTTCGAACAGCGGCGCCAAGATCGGAATGTCTGGAGGTGTTTCGAGCAGGCGAAGGAGGCGGACTGCCGCATCCGTCAACTCAGGTGTGACCTTGCTGAGACCAAGCGCCGGGGCAGGCTCCCCACTGTCCGGACCGGGACGCGTATCGAGCAGCAGCATGCCGAGCGTCGCAATGTCCAGATCGAACTTGACGCAAAGATAGGGTTCCGCGTCGGACGCTTCGGTGATCTGGCCGACCACGGGGACACCGACCGAAATCACGAGATACTTGTTTTGGTCGTAGACATAGACGGCGTCGCCCAGAATGGCCTGCTTGCTTCCCTGAGCAATGATGCAGACCGCAGGCTCGTAGACCGCATGCAAGGGCAACGTGGGACGCGAGCACCGGATTAGGGACAGCCGGGGGACGGCCGTTTCGTGGATACCGTCCGTCTTGGCGAATCGGTCAATGAGGCTGGCGAGTTGCGACGGGTGCGCGCTCATGAGAACTCTCTCGGAAGGCCTTTGTTGCCAGGTAAATCTGGACCAATTGATGCGCCGGGAGTAGGGCGCGCGCAAGAATGCCGCAGCCGAAAGAACCGAATTTTGGAGAATTAGGCAATACTGCGAGAGCTTTGGTCTACCGCAGATCGGGGTCCGGACACCACGTTTCGCCTCAGACGAGGCGGATCTCTGCCGCCGCAAGAGGAAAGGAACCTGAGACCATGTCGAACATCGAAGGAAAAGTCGTCGCCATCACCGGTGCGAGCAGCGGGATCGGCGAATCCGCGGCCAGACATCTGGCCAAGAAGGGCGCGCGCGTCGTCCTGGGCGCACGGCGCACTGACAAGCTCGAGAAGATTGTCAAAGAAATCCGCGCAGAGGGCGGCACGGCGGAGTTCCGGCCGCTCGACGTGACCAGCCGCGAGAGCGTCGATGACTTCGTGCAATTCGCCGAAAAGACGTTCGGCAAGCTGGACGTCGTCGTCAACAACGCCGGGCTCATGCCTCTGTCGCCCCTGGAGGCACTCAAAGTGGACGAATGGGACCGGATGGTCGACGTCAATATCAAGGGCGTGCTCTACGGCATCGCCGCAGGTCTGCCGATCATGAAGCGCCAAGGCCACGGACAATTCATCAACATCTCGTCCGTCGCGGGCCACAAGGTCTTCCCTTCTGGCGCCGTCTATTGCGGGACGAAGTTTGCCGTGAATGCCATTTCCGAAGGTTTGCGCGCGGAGAACGCAGACATCCGCGTGACCGTGGTCTCACCCGGCGCGACGGAGTCCGAGCTTGCGGACACCATTACCCATGGTGAGACGAGAGCAATGATCGACCAGCTCCGCGAGCTTGCCATTCCGGCTCAGGCGATCGCGGATGCGATCGGCTTTGCCATCGAGCAACCTGACAACGTCGACGTGAACGAAATCATCGTTCGCCCCACGGCGCAGCCGCTCTAGCCGGACTCTCGGCAGCCCTATCCGGCCTGCGCCATCTCGCGCCATTCACGGTAGCCCTTGGCGCGCAGATCGCAGGCCGGGCATGTCCCGCAGCCAAAGCCCCAATCGTGCTTCGTGGCGCGGTCGCCCTTGTAGCAGGTGTGGGTCTCCTCCCGGATGAGATCGACAAACGCGCTACCGCCGAGCGTGTCCGCAAGCGCCCAGGTCTCAGCCTTCGACAGCCACATCAGCGGTGTTTCGATGGAAAAGGGGATCTCCGTGCCCAAGCGGATCGCCGTCTGAAGGGCCTTCAGTGTTTCGTCCCGGCAATCCGGATAGCCGGAATAGTCCGTTTCGCACATGCCGCCGACCAGCACATTCAGACCCCGACGATAGCCGAGTGCCGCCGCGTAGATGAAGAACACAAGGTTTCGCCCCGGAACGAAGGTCGACGGCAGGCCGGACTCCGTCATGACGATCTCGGCGCCGGACGTCAGCGCCGTATCGCCGATGGCGCCAAAGCTGGAGATATCGATCATGTGATCCGGGCCGAGCCGCGCACCCCAGTCGGGAAAGCCCTCGGCGATGGCCGCGCGCACGCGGCTTCGGCACTCGAGTTCCACCCCGTGGCGCTGGCCGTAGTTGAAGCCGACCGTCTCGACGCGGGCGTAGCGGTCCAGAGCTTGACCCAGACAGGTCGTGGAATCCTGTCCGCCGGAGAACAGGACCAGCGCGCCGGCCGGTTCGTCTGCGGGGGGTGATGCCATGGACAATTGTCTCCCAGTTAAGCCCGAGCCGTGCGGACGTCCCTCCGGGACATATACGCCTTCCCGTTCTCGTCCGCCTAGGCTATGACGGCCTCAAAACATCACAGAGTTACTTGGGGGGACACCCACATGGCAGCCATCGCCACTATCGTCGGCAGGGAAATCCTTGATAGCCGCGGCAACCCGACCGTTGAGGTCGATGTTGTTCTGGAGGACGGTCATCACGGCCGGGCCGCCGTGCCGTCCGGCGCATCGACCGGCGCCCACGAAGCCCATGAGCTGCGCGACGGCGGGTCCCGCTATGGCGGCAAGGGCGTCCTGAAGGCCGTCGAGGCGGTCAACGGCGAAATCCGTAAGGCGCTGGACGGCTTCGACGCGGAAGACCAGCGCGGTCTCGATCAGCTCTTGCGCGACCTCGACGGGACCGAGAACAAGAGCCGGCTCGGCGCCAATGCCATTCTCGGCGTTTCCCTGGCGGCCGCGAAGGCCGCGGCGAACGCCAACGACAAGCCGCTCTACGCCTTCTTGGGCGGGGAAGACGCGACGCTTCTGCCCGTGCCGATGATGAACATCGTCAATGGCGGCATGCACGCGGACAATCCCATCGACTTTCAGGAATTCATGATCGTCCCCGTCGGCGCGCCCAGCATCGCCGAGTCCGTCCGCATGGGTGCCGAGGTGTTCCACACGCTGAAGAAGGGCCTTCACGACGCGGGCTTCGGCACCGCCGTGGGCGACGAGGGCGGCTTCGCGCCCAATATCGAATCCACGCGCGCCGCGCTCGACTTCGTCATGAAGGCGATCGAAACCGCCGGCTACCATCCGGGCAAGGACATGTACCTCGCCCTCGATGTGGCGGCGACCGAGTTCTTCAAGGACGGGCAATACGTGCTGGCGGGCGAGAACCGCACGCTCTCGTCCGGGGAGATGGCGGCCTATCTCGCCGACCTTGTCTCCAACTATCCGATCTTCTCCATCGAGGACGGCATGTCGGAGGACGATTGGGACGGCTGGCGCACGCTGACCGAAGCGATTGGCGACCGCGTCCAACTCGTGGGCGACGATCTATTCGTGACGAACGTGACGCGCCTCAAAGAGGGGATCGACAAACACATCGCCAACGCCATCCTCATCAAGGTCAACCAGATCGGCACGCTGTCCGAGACGCTGGACGCAGTGAATATGGCGCACGATGCGAACTACAATGCCGTCATGTCGCACCGGTCCGGCGAAACCGAGGACGCGACGATCGCCGATCTCGCCGTCGCCACCAATTGCGGGCAAATCAAGACGGGGTCGCTCGCCCGTTCCGACCGGGTCGCCAAGTACAACCAGCTCATCCGCATCGAGGAAGAACTCGGCCCCAAGGCACGTTATGCCGGGACCTCGATCCTGAAAGCGTGAAATCCTCCGCGGCGGTAACCGCGTCTTAACGGCCGCGCAACGATCTTTGTGATTCGCTGCGTGGGGAGGAACGATGCGGTTCAGGGCGTTCATATTCCCGCTTCTGGCTTTGGGGGCGGGCGGCTATTTCGGCTACCATCTGCAAAATGGCGATCATGGGCTGGCGGCGAAGACCGACCTGCAGCGCCGTGCTGCCGTCTTGGAAGGAGAGCTCGAAGGGCTGCGCGAGGTCCGGCTGCGGATCGAGCGGGACGTAGCACTTTTGGAGCCCGACAGTCTCGATCCCGACATGCTGGATGAGCGGGCGCGGGCCATTCTGAACCTGGCCCACCCGAGCGACCTCGTCATGATGAACCGGCGGCCGCCCGATCCCACGGGCCCGCTGATCAAGCGCTGAAATCCCCGCTGCGCCGGGCTTTATGCGGCAGTCCGTGTCTTTGGGCTGACTTTCGAGTCGTGCTAACTTCGACGGCGAACACCGTGTGAGTCGCAAGGAGGCCCGGATTGACCAGCCCAAGCCTGACGCCTGGAGCGGCCAATTTCTGGATGGACCAGAAGCCCTCCGAGAGCTCTGACGAGCCCACACCTCCGGCCGGACCCGGTCTCACCTCCGAAGAGTACATCAGCGCCTACCGCAAGATGCTTCTCGTCCGCCGGTTCGAAGAGAAGGCCGGGCAGCTCTACGGCATGGGCTATATCGGCGGCTTTTGTCATCTCTATATCGGCCAGGAAGCCGTGGTCACCGGCATGATGATGGCCAAGCGCGACGGCGACCAGGTCATCACGTCCTATCGCGACCACGGCCACATGCTGGCCACCGGCATGGACCCCAAAGGCGTCATGGCCGAACTCACGGGACGTCGGAGCGGCTACTCCAAAGGCAAGGGCGGCTCGATGCACATGTTCTCCGTGGAGAAGGGCTTCTACGGCGGACACGGCATCGTCGGCACGCCGGCGCCGCTCGGCTCGGGTATCGCCTTCGCCAACAAATATCGCCGCAACGACAATGTGTGCCTGACCTTTTTCGGCGAGGGCGCCGCCAACCAGGGCCAGGTCTACGAGAGCTTCAACATGG
This genomic window from Methyloceanibacter caenitepidi contains:
- the queF gene encoding preQ(1) synthase, yielding MAEAVKKASGKAEGLLQLGKAAPLPASPDDAILERVPNPHPDTPYVARFTAPEFTCLCPVTGQPDFAHFVLDYAPGAWLVESKSFKLYLGSFRNTAAFHEDSTLRIGKAIADLLEPSWLRIGGYWFPRGGIPIDVFWQYGTPPEGIWIPDQGVAPYRGRG
- a CDS encoding 6-pyruvoyl trahydropterin synthase family protein, with the protein product MRIYKEFFFEAAHFLPSAPPGHPNARVHGHSFRARITVDGQPDEETGIIIHFGELEAAVQDAKDALDHRMLNEIEGLAAPTLERIAMWLWDRLHNRLPGLVEVVVARDSCHEGCVYHGPPMRLAAE
- the queE gene encoding 7-carboxy-7-deazaguanine synthase, translated to MYAVKEIFYTLQGEGVQAGRPAVFCRFAGCNLWSGREKDREDAVCRFCDTEFVGTDGPGGGRFETAEDLVQACRAAWKGNSGAPEFVVLTGGEPMLQVDVPLIDAFHEAGFETAIETNGTLPVLDDIDWICVSPKAGAPIRQRSGDELKLVYPQPEIKPEDMLGLSFTHFLLQPLDDQSGGASNLEAAVDYCLRHPHWRLSLQTHKILGLP
- a CDS encoding AraC family transcriptional regulator is translated as MSAHPSQLASLIDRFAKTDGIHETAVPRLSLIRCSRPTLPLHAVYEPAVCIIAQGSKQAILGDAVYVYDQNKYLVISVGVPVVGQITEASDAEPYLCVKFDLDIATLGMLLLDTRPGPDSGEPAPALGLSKVTPELTDAAVRLLRLLETPPDIPILAPLFERELLFRLLQGDQAAKLREIALGDTRLQQVGRAIDYIKRNYREPFRVEDLAGLARMSASALHSHFKAVTAMSPLQYQKQMRLQEARRLMLQGLCDAAAASHSVGYSSPSQFSREYRRLFGLPPQRDIARLKEVPGGFVSA
- a CDS encoding SDR family oxidoreductase codes for the protein MSNIEGKVVAITGASSGIGESAARHLAKKGARVVLGARRTDKLEKIVKEIRAEGGTAEFRPLDVTSRESVDDFVQFAEKTFGKLDVVVNNAGLMPLSPLEALKVDEWDRMVDVNIKGVLYGIAAGLPIMKRQGHGQFINISSVAGHKVFPSGAVYCGTKFAVNAISEGLRAENADIRVTVVSPGATESELADTITHGETRAMIDQLRELAIPAQAIADAIGFAIEQPDNVDVNEIIVRPTAQPL
- the queC gene encoding 7-cyano-7-deazaguanine synthase QueC, coding for MASPPADEPAGALVLFSGGQDSTTCLGQALDRYARVETVGFNYGQRHGVELECRSRVRAAIAEGFPDWGARLGPDHMIDISSFGAIGDTALTSGAEIVMTESGLPSTFVPGRNLVFFIYAAALGYRRGLNVLVGGMCETDYSGYPDCRDETLKALQTAIRLGTEIPFSIETPLMWLSKAETWALADTLGGSAFVDLIREETHTCYKGDRATKHDWGFGCGTCPACDLRAKGYREWREMAQAG
- the eno gene encoding phosphopyruvate hydratase: MAAIATIVGREILDSRGNPTVEVDVVLEDGHHGRAAVPSGASTGAHEAHELRDGGSRYGGKGVLKAVEAVNGEIRKALDGFDAEDQRGLDQLLRDLDGTENKSRLGANAILGVSLAAAKAAANANDKPLYAFLGGEDATLLPVPMMNIVNGGMHADNPIDFQEFMIVPVGAPSIAESVRMGAEVFHTLKKGLHDAGFGTAVGDEGGFAPNIESTRAALDFVMKAIETAGYHPGKDMYLALDVAATEFFKDGQYVLAGENRTLSSGEMAAYLADLVSNYPIFSIEDGMSEDDWDGWRTLTEAIGDRVQLVGDDLFVTNVTRLKEGIDKHIANAILIKVNQIGTLSETLDAVNMAHDANYNAVMSHRSGETEDATIADLAVATNCGQIKTGSLARSDRVAKYNQLIRIEEELGPKARYAGTSILKA
- a CDS encoding FtsB family cell division protein — its product is MRFRAFIFPLLALGAGGYFGYHLQNGDHGLAAKTDLQRRAAVLEGELEGLREVRLRIERDVALLEPDSLDPDMLDERARAILNLAHPSDLVMMNRRPPDPTGPLIKR
- the pdhA gene encoding pyruvate dehydrogenase (acetyl-transferring) E1 component subunit alpha; translated protein: MTPGAANFWMDQKPSESSDEPTPPAGPGLTSEEYISAYRKMLLVRRFEEKAGQLYGMGYIGGFCHLYIGQEAVVTGMMMAKRDGDQVITSYRDHGHMLATGMDPKGVMAELTGRRSGYSKGKGGSMHMFSVEKGFYGGHGIVGTPAPLGSGIAFANKYRRNDNVCLTFFGEGAANQGQVYESFNMASLWKLPVLYIIENNHYAMGTSVERASAQAKELHHRGLAFGIPGREVDGMDVAAVKAAGEEALAHVRGGNGPMILEMLTYRYRGHSMSDPAKYRTREEVQDMRQHHDPIELVHKRLTELGRPEDEMKAIDKEIRAIVNEAAQFAQDEPEPDPDELWTDVVATKG